Proteins from a genomic interval of Sporolactobacillus sp. Y61:
- a CDS encoding DUF2200 domain-containing protein, translating into MKNERVYKMAFSRVYPLYIQKAERKGRSKSEVDAVICWLTGYDDAGLAEQIDKNTDFETFFANAPQINPNAVKITGVICGHRVEKIEEPLMQKIRWLDKLVDELAKGKTMEKILRR; encoded by the coding sequence ATGAAAAATGAGCGCGTGTACAAAATGGCATTTTCGAGAGTTTATCCGCTCTACATTCAAAAGGCTGAGCGAAAAGGGCGCAGCAAATCTGAGGTGGATGCTGTGATTTGCTGGCTGACAGGGTATGACGATGCAGGCCTTGCGGAACAAATTGACAAGAACACTGATTTTGAAACGTTCTTCGCCAATGCTCCGCAGATCAATCCGAACGCCGTCAAAATTACAGGCGTGATTTGCGGGCATCGCGTCGAGAAGATTGAAGAACCGCTTATGCAGAAAATTCGTTGGCTTGACAAACTGGTGGACGAATTGGCGAAAGGCAAGACAATGGAGAAGATTTTGCGGAGATGA
- a CDS encoding tRNA-dihydrouridine synthase: MIDNFWRDLPRPFFALAPMEEVTDVVFRHVVRAAARPDVFFTEFTNTDSYCHPEGIYSVRGRLTFTEDEQPIVAQIWGDKPEYFRQMSIGLAKQGFRGVDINMGCPVANVIKKGKGSGLILRPEVAADVIQATKAGGLPVSVKTRLGYTNVDEWRGWLTHLLRQDIANLSIHLRTKKEMSKVDAHWELIPEIKKLRDEVAPDTLLTINGDIPDRQTGLQLADQYGVDGIMIGRGVFKNPFAFEKVPKDHSSMELLDLLRLHLDLRDHYSEKLELRPFKALHRFFKIYVHGFRGASELRNQLMNTETTDEVRALLDHFVRQ, from the coding sequence ATGATCGATAATTTTTGGCGTGATTTACCACGACCTTTTTTTGCATTGGCACCAATGGAAGAAGTAACGGATGTTGTTTTTCGCCATGTCGTGCGTGCAGCCGCCAGACCCGATGTGTTTTTTACAGAGTTTACAAACACAGATAGTTATTGTCACCCGGAGGGGATCTATAGTGTGCGTGGGCGTCTGACTTTTACAGAGGATGAACAGCCTATTGTCGCCCAAATATGGGGGGACAAGCCTGAATACTTTCGGCAAATGAGTATTGGTCTGGCGAAGCAGGGGTTTCGTGGTGTTGATATCAATATGGGCTGTCCAGTGGCTAATGTGATAAAGAAAGGGAAGGGAAGCGGCTTGATCCTGCGTCCCGAAGTCGCAGCAGATGTCATACAGGCAACAAAAGCCGGGGGATTGCCCGTAAGTGTGAAGACAAGGCTGGGTTACACGAATGTAGATGAATGGCGCGGCTGGCTGACACACCTGTTGAGACAAGATATTGCGAATTTGTCCATTCATCTGCGTACAAAGAAGGAAATGAGCAAAGTAGATGCCCACTGGGAACTCATCCCGGAGATAAAGAAACTGCGTGATGAGGTGGCACCAGATACACTTTTGACAATCAATGGCGATATCCCTGACCGTCAAACCGGTCTGCAACTCGCGGATCAGTATGGTGTGGATGGGATAATGATCGGGCGTGGCGTTTTTAAAAATCCATTTGCTTTTGAAAAAGTACCGAAAGACCATAGCAGTATGGAACTGCTTGATCTCTTAAGGCTGCATCTGGATCTCCGTGATCACTATTCGGAAAAATTAGAGCTGCGTCCGTTTAAGGCTCTTCATCGTTTTTTTAAGATTTATGTCCATGGTTTTCGAGGGGCAAGTGAACTAAGAAATCAACTGATGAACACAGAGACAACCGATGAAGTGCGTGCATTGCTTGATCACTTTGTCCGGCAATAA
- a CDS encoding tetratricopeptide repeat protein, with the protein MAKIGRNPVNRLMTYEEVNALSTNEIIHKLQRFGIPFKQKTFLEDVEKFYSAEELSENWFDQYMITIKGRDEDFPWLAAWVLWERLAPPKKLSMEQMNDLIDRGYEYLDENNATSACDIWLTVWEAIKDRINPEYQNLDYLDKHYKGSFFIRNFCQDLEDELHNAGVNKPVYFEKRINYCREFCHYFPKESEIIHNMRRAIAESYAELGQYEKADSEFEKLVQDFPDNPWGYIGWGDLYFFGQKKDVHKAREVYEKGLTIARDQTAIEAIKERLDELKEER; encoded by the coding sequence ATGGCTAAAATTGGAAGAAATCCCGTTAACAGGCTTATGACCTATGAAGAAGTGAACGCACTAAGTACCAATGAAATCATTCACAAGTTACAAAGATTTGGTATTCCATTTAAACAGAAAACATTTTTAGAAGATGTTGAAAAGTTCTACTCTGCCGAGGAGCTTTCGGAGAACTGGTTCGATCAATATATGATTACTATCAAAGGCCGAGATGAAGATTTCCCCTGGCTGGCGGCATGGGTTTTATGGGAAAGGTTGGCTCCACCTAAAAAACTATCCATGGAACAAATGAATGACTTGATTGACAGGGGTTATGAGTATCTGGATGAAAATAACGCAACATCTGCATGTGATATATGGTTGACAGTCTGGGAGGCAATAAAGGACAGGATCAACCCTGAATACCAAAACTTAGATTATTTGGACAAGCACTATAAAGGCAGTTTTTTTATTCGAAATTTTTGCCAGGATCTGGAAGATGAACTTCATAATGCGGGTGTGAATAAGCCTGTTTATTTTGAAAAAAGAATAAATTATTGTCGTGAGTTCTGTCACTATTTTCCCAAAGAAAGTGAGATAATTCATAATATGCGGCGTGCCATTGCGGAATCTTACGCTGAATTAGGCCAATATGAAAAGGCTGACTCCGAGTTTGAGAAGTTAGTGCAAGATTTTCCTGACAATCCCTGGGGCTATATCGGCTGGGGAGATTTGTACTTCTTTGGACAAAAGAAGGATGTTCATAAAGCACGAGAAGTATACGAAAAGGGCTTAACAATTGCCAGGGATCAAACGGCTATTGAAGCAATAAAAGAGAGACTGGATGAATTAAAGGAAGAACGATAA
- a CDS encoding DUF4256 domain-containing protein yields MDNEKRKLSSEHREEILGVLKARFEKNMNRHKGLEWTKIQAKLEMNTEKLWSLNEMEVTGGEPDVVGHDIKTDEYIFYDCSAESPKGRRSFCYDREALESRKAHKPENNALDRAADMGIELLTEEQYRELQRLGNFDTKTSSWVKTPSHIRKLGGAIFCDRRYDTVFVYHNGAGSYYAARGFRGSLRV; encoded by the coding sequence GTGGATAATGAAAAAAGGAAGCTGTCATCAGAACACCGTGAGGAAATACTCGGTGTATTGAAAGCACGCTTTGAGAAAAACATGAATCGTCATAAAGGACTCGAATGGACTAAAATACAAGCAAAGCTGGAAATGAATACTGAAAAACTGTGGTCCCTCAATGAAATGGAAGTAACCGGGGGGGAACCGGATGTTGTTGGTCACGATATAAAGACGGACGAATACATTTTTTATGATTGTTCAGCGGAAAGTCCTAAAGGTCGAAGAAGTTTTTGTTACGACCGCGAGGCACTGGAATCAAGGAAAGCACACAAACCGGAAAACAACGCTTTGGACAGGGCTGCTGACATGGGTATTGAGCTATTAACGGAAGAACAATACCGGGAATTGCAGAGGCTTGGAAATTTCGATACTAAAACATCGAGCTGGGTGAAAACACCTTCTCATATCAGAAAACTCGGTGGAGCCATCTTTTGTGATCGTCGCTATGACACTGTTTTTGTGTATCACAATGGAGCAGGGAGTTACTATGCTGCCAGGGGGTTCCGAGGCTCGCTGAGGGTTTGA
- a CDS encoding urease accessory protein UreD — protein MSEWTGELRLEMSGKQGKTVPSSVYFRGALKVMRPLYLDNSGQACYIVINPGGGYVDQDKYKMDVVLKDGSELLLTTQAATKVYRTPTKTVYQENFFELHDDSLLEYKPEPLIAYRDASYYQKSVIRMSTKAMLLYEDMITPGWSDNDQLFPYRNIRMKTEIYVDGKLVVLDHLSLIPKMQYMKNTGFLEGYTHLGTLFMINKKVENKTEELMEILDRYHETCRIGFSRLNTQGVIVRVFGNETKDIKTVFHDCTVWLKKLLNRGSIDLRKY, from the coding sequence ATGAGCGAATGGACGGGTGAGTTAAGGCTGGAGATGAGCGGAAAACAAGGGAAAACAGTACCCTCATCTGTTTATTTCCGGGGAGCATTGAAAGTGATGCGCCCTTTATATTTGGATAATAGCGGTCAGGCTTGCTACATTGTCATTAACCCTGGGGGTGGTTATGTTGACCAAGATAAGTATAAAATGGATGTCGTTTTAAAAGACGGGTCTGAACTGCTTCTGACAACACAGGCCGCGACGAAAGTTTATAGAACGCCAACAAAAACCGTCTATCAAGAGAATTTTTTTGAGCTGCACGATGATAGTTTACTTGAATATAAACCGGAACCACTCATCGCTTATCGTGATGCTTCCTATTATCAAAAAAGTGTGATTCGTATGTCTACTAAAGCAATGCTTTTGTATGAGGATATGATTACCCCTGGATGGTCGGACAATGATCAATTGTTTCCATACCGGAATATTCGAATGAAAACCGAGATTTATGTTGATGGGAAATTAGTGGTTCTAGATCATTTGTCATTAATTCCTAAAATGCAGTATATGAAGAATACCGGTTTTCTCGAGGGCTACACCCATTTAGGTACATTATTCATGATCAATAAAAAAGTAGAAAATAAAACGGAAGAATTGATGGAAATCCTTGATCGTTATCATGAAACCTGCAGAATTGGTTTTTCTCGACTGAATACCCAGGGAGTTATCGTACGAGTTTTCGGAAATGAAACAAAGGATATCAAGACCGTTTTTCATGATTGTACAGTTTGGCTGAAAAAATTGTTGAATAGAGGCTCGATTGATTTAAGAAAGTACTAG